Genomic DNA from Setaria italica strain Yugu1 chromosome V, Setaria_italica_v2.0, whole genome shotgun sequence:
CTTTCTCTTCTCTAACTTTTCTTCTCCATTTTAGCATTTTACACAAATCAAAATCTGCCACCTTCAGATGTCCAGTGTCATCCCTCAATATATTCCTGTTAGCTTATACAATGGGCATATAAAGTCTTTTTAACAAACCAAGTACTTAAGCACCTCATGGGGTGTGCAGAGAAAGACGCAAGCAATTTTCACTTAAAAAGAAAGTAACCACAAAGTACTCACGAAGGCTCAAGGTCACGATGGATGATCGCTTGAGGTTTATGCTCATGTAAGTAACTCATTCCTCTGTTACAATTCACAAAGGCACATGGGTTAACAACGAAACACAGTAGTCCTAGAGAGTTTATCTCATATCCAGGTTATGGCTGGCAAACCTTGCAATATCAAGAGCTAACTTCACTGCATATGATGGTGGCAGAGCTCCTTTCTTATTCAAGTGAGTGCGCAAATCACCCTGAAATAAACATTTTGATTATTCTCAACCACCCATGAATGACATAAAGTTGGATTCCGAACTCCATGTTACAGAAATTATGGCACGGAAGGAGTAGTTAGGAAAGTCAACATATAGCATATAAGCTATTTTAGTATAACAAAGATCACAAAGTTGAACGAAATAGGAATTGATAATTTGCACTGATCTATTGCTGGCCAAACATTGTCACAATGAAAGAAGCTGCTACTACATGGTAAAAACTTATTTCACATAGTCAGTCAGTCAAATATAACCACAACTCATTAAGAAACTTTAACAAGGTCATCAAATATCATCAATTGAGTAAAAAGACATTAAACATGAGATACATGGCCAGataagggcagtcccaacccaATGACTAGGATGGTGTCCATAGAATTAAATGAGCTACCACCTAGGATAAAGGATGATGTGGCAAGGGAgtaaatgaagaaagagaaggatacCAGGTCTTGCACGAGACCTAGTTTCTACACACCATCCAAGACATAATGAGAGATGAGTAGTATAAAATTCAAGTATGGAATAGTGGTGTTTGCATTGGAAGAGTAGTGTCCAGTACTagtttcttgatgatgtggagctTATGGAAACTATGGGTCTAGTACTagtttcttgatgatgtggagctTATGGAAACTATGGCTAGTGTCTTGGGTTAGGACTGCCCTAACTAGAATAATATGAAGGTTCAGCTACAGCATTGCTTCATATAGTGACTAATCAAATAGGCTTCTCAGTTTAGAAAAAGAAATGCAGATTCTAAAAGCATATTGCTCTTAAGACAAACCTTATGCATAAATTCCATGACAATCATCATTGGATTGCTTTGTGTCACAGCACCGAGAAATTGCACTACATTTGGATGCCGTATAAGTTGCAGCACATCAAGCTCGTCTCGGAATGCCCTCCTGTAATACATCCAAACTATCAGGATAATATAGCTTGAGGAAGAAGGTAAATGTTAAATAAAGCCAAGACAGGCCAGAAATAAATCGAAACTACGCACACTTTGTTCTCGTCCACAAGTAGATCATCGTCCAGCTTCTTAACAGCAACTGGAATGCCCCTCCATGTTGCTTTCCTAAATGTGCCCTGAGAAGAAGATTGAAACAACAGCTACTGATTTATAATGCCAATGAAATCTGATGGTGGAAGTACAGCTTTGAAACTTTAGATAAATGAAGTAGAATCTAAAATCAATAATTCAATAGCATCTGATTGTTCAATTGTATGCTTATTAGTGCTAGAGACAACCAATTCGTAAAATGCTCATGTGAAAGGAAAGGGAAGGTATATATATACGAACCTTGGACAAATCATTGCCATTACTGAAATCAAGCTCGGAAGGATCAATCTCATATTCAGGAACCTCACGAACGTTGTTCACATGCATAGGAGCAATCTTCAAGAAAGAAGCGAATGTTCAGAACACCTGAACAAAACAGAGCATCAGGCAGAGGCGACACATGTGTGACTTATTACCTTATACTTGGAGCCATGCTTCTCCAAGATCTTGATCACATCATGATTCTGATAATGCATTGCATCCGCCAAAGGCTGCCAGATAGTAGCAACGCTCAACTAATGCAGCAATTCACAACAAAACATATATGCACAAACAATTTTATCTAGATGCTATGTTGCACGTGCCTAGCATATAAATTGCGTCATTGGAAATACGATTTTTTGGCACATAAAGTCGAAGTTATTGCCAGATCTTCCTCTAAGAAAAGGATTTTGAGGTCCTCATCCAACGCAAGCAAAAGGAGTCattaaaaaaaacagcaaaaaCTTGAGCAGGCCGCACCGTGCTGCCCCATTGGTCCTCGACGGCGGCCTCCGCCCCGCGCTGGAGGAGCAGCTCGACGACATCGGCGTGCCCCTCGCACGCGGCGATGTGCAGCGCCGTGCGGCCGTCGGAGTCGCGGAAGTTGgggtcggcgccgccgtcgaggagctCGCGGATCCCCTCCGCGTTGCCCTCGTGGGCCAGGTACATCAGCTGGAAGCTCATGACGCCGTTCGCCTCGGCGGACCCCTCCGCCGAGCCCGCGCCGGTGCCGgcaccgccctcgccgccgcactCGGGCGCCAGCGACGATTGCTTCCCCAGCCTGAACCGCGGCGTCAACGGCCCAGATGCCGGCGTGGGAGGCTTCGGCTCCATGGAGACTGACGGCAACGCTAGGGTCGGAGATCGGATCGGAGGCTTTCGGGTGACGGGGCGTGGAATTCACAGAGCGGAagagaggagaaggggagggggcggcgggcgcgtgcgtgcgagcgagcgagcgagcgatgAACGAATCGGAAGGGGGTTTGGGAGTGGAACCTGGAATAACACTGGGAATTGATGGCGTAGGCCGTAGGGTGCGGTGGGTCATGTGTGGGTGGGTGGCTGCTGAGCTGGCAGCAGGCAGCCAACGAACTCCCGGGTATGAACCCGATGGGAAACAACGGCCACGGGATATCGCGCGGACGGTGAGTCCCTGGCAGCTGGGCCCCGCCTCAACCGGAGTTGACGTGGGCTCTGGCTCTGTTTCGCCGGCTACGCCGCTACGCTGCCTCTGCCTGTGCCTCTTCTTTCGGAGGAGGTCGGAGCTGACGTGCTATGCTGCAAGCCCAGGTCGTGAATCATGATCCGTGACTGGACTAATCGCCCCCTCTAGAATCCATTCATCGACCGTGAGTGGACTAATCTAAAAAAGCATTTATCATCGAAGTATATTTGGCAACCAATTTATACTCAAATAAAAATTTGAGCAACCAATTTATATTAGTGGCAAAGTTCTGAACTCAAATTCAACGACGATGTGATCACATGACATCTGATGCTTCACCAACagccttttcttttgttcttttttttttccaaaccaaACTTCACCAACAGCTAGGGTGACATGCACTTTGCAAAGGTCACTCTCAGGTCGGCAGCGGCTGACATGACTTAGCCTAGCTAAATCTCAGGATTACAGGGTTCTTGAGGTGATGCATCATCAAACACCTCCAAGACAAGTTGGATACTCGTGCTAATAGAAAATGACATGTTGGAGATGTCTGCAATCTGTCTGCAGGTGAGAGCAGTTATTAGCGACCAATAACATTGCAACCAGCAGCTTGCCGCCGCTGTGCCGCAAATTAAGATAAAGAGCTTTTAGGTGTGGCAGGATAAGGACCGCGGCGATGATGTCAAGCCTTCGGTTTCGTCACCGCTACGCGGAACAAACCATAccttggcggcggccgcggcagcagcaTCAGGATCTGAGAGCCGACGTGTTTTGGGTTATCTAGAATGGAAGCCTAGATCATCTGAGAATATTTTTTTCGTTGAACGGCTTGCAAGATCCTGAAAGCGACGTTGGATGGGGAGTTCAGGTTCTGGTCGGCtgcagaaattaaaaaaaagaacgaCGATGACGGACGCTGCTAGGCGTCCAGACGGTTGCTGCTAGGTCCAAATCGTCGGTTCAGACTGGATATCAAATGCCAAGTTGTGCCAGTGTATTCTACAAGAACTTTGCAAGTCTCCTACTAATGGAATGAAGATAAGTACATGTCTTGGCTACACGTCGTCTATGCTCATCTGAAGTTTTTCGAAAAAATATACCCGACGAAGGGGTGTAATACCCTTGACGGAATCAGGAAGGGCATCTCGCCAAGAATATTACTGCCGACGGTACGCATCATGCCGCTGGACACAGGCCATCGCGCCTCCTGAAACAGGAGGGATCACATagccagctagctagctacccTCTCCAGGGCTGAAAGGGCGCCATCGCCGATGGCTGATCTAGTCGCGCGAACATTTTcgagctgcaggctgcagcttcTTTCTAATTGCTTCATGCATGCTATGGTAGCATTGGCTGACTTTGCTTGGAGTTGGAGCATACTGCAAACTAGCATAAAGGGTGATGGCAGTGGCAGTTTCAAAGAACAACAGACAGGAGATCAACACAGCACGAAAGCACGCAACAGAAAGCGCGTACCCGACGAATCGGCCGCGTCCGCGGTCACGCCACCACATGCGGGATGTGGCTTCCTTCCTCCGGGGTCCGGGCGGTTGCCCGGCCATCCCAGCCGCCTGCTTCAGCCTGAATTAACCCCGGCTGACAGTCTGACACTAAACCACGTTTGAGTGGATGAAGGAAATTTATTTTCGCCAAAAAGGAAAATTGGAGCAGTGACTTACAGGCTTCATGGCCTGGCCACCAATAGGTTGCAAGATTAAAATTTTCTTGTTGGATATGACAGGCAATTATTAAAAATCGCAGCCTAAAGATATCAATAATAAACAGAATTTTTCtggaatacgcaggagagctacgTATCAAGAAAGTAGATAAAAGGCTCATATAGCCATAAAACACCGCACACACCAACACTACACACATCACAGGTTCTAAGTTAGATACGTGCCCGTTAAAAAATTTAAAGGTCGACCACCCCGCACCAACGGACGCTGCTAACCCCCGGTCGAGCAGCGACCAGATCACTAATGCCTTTGGTGCCTGCCAGCCTTCAAAGAACAGCTTCTTCTGAGTAATACAAAATACCAATTTGGTATATCAATGTTGGACTATCAGCTTCATCATGAGCTGAATCCACTCAGTAAGGATaacaagaaagagagaaatGGACGTTCAGATTGTTTGCTTCTTAGCCGTTTGCCCTTTTGGAGAACATTGTTATcttcaagaaaaaaatagatgCTTCCACTTTTCGGCTTTGAAATTAAAGTAGACATGGACTACGAAGAACAGATATTCCTTTCATGAATGATGTATCAGATATTATGCGCAATCATTCAACCACAACCACACCGAAGTGCATTGGAAAGATGGAATCATAAGAGAACCAATATCAGAACTTTTAAGCAAAGGCTATAGATGGGTATAAAATAATATCTAGTTCACCAGTATAAGAAAATCTGACAAGATAAAGGAATGATATACACTGGCTACTTATTTATGTAGCATTTACTTATAAACCTAAGATTGTTCCCTTTGTAACAATAATTTGAACTCATGTTTGCCACGGTTTGTCTCAAGTTGGCATGCAGAGCTACTACATACATTCAACTCTGCACTATGTAATAAAAAATGGACATGCATATGGTTCTTTATATCTGGTTTGTTTCCAACCCTCAACTTTAAGGTACATATGCAATTTTTACCCCCTCCATGTGAAAAAAGAGGTAGTAGATTCTACTTTTCCTAGCACCAGGGAGAATCCTTATCGTGTGAAAAGAACGGAAGTAATATTCAATTTCGAATGCACAGCTAGAACAATTTCACATGCCAGACAAAATCAGCATGATTACATAGAGAAAATCTGCATCGATGACCTACTACATAAGCCGCCATATGAAGCGAGCTGAAAGCTCATTGTGTGATGGTTGAGATCCATAATTTGTTTCGGTTAAGGTAAGTTAAAAGGATAAAGCAACACCAATATGGAAGTAAAATATTGTACACACTATAACGCTTTTGTGGATGCATATAAACTGGGGAATTGTAGAGACATAATAGAGAAAGGTTCTCTACATGATCCAACTATAGCCCACCAAATTGTAGAGGCTTAATTGCATAAAACTGTAAAAGATGCCCATTTAACTTGAGAAGAGTTCGGCATCAACTCTAATATCTATATATACATATTCTTTAAAAATGCTCATGAATGTCTACTTATTTTTCTGGTAACAataagcctcttctctttcttAAAATCCAGCTACTAATTTTGAACTAAGCATTTACCTAGAACAAACAAGGTCTACAAGTTTTCTAATGATGAAGCAATAACAAAAACTAATGTGATGATAAAGCCTAATGAaaacatacatatatacattaAAGTCACAAAAAGAAGTGTTATGCATGCATTAGCATTAGTTATCCCCAGAACACAAAAATATTCTACGTCAAAAGATATATAGTGATGCAAATGGCTTTGCCGCAAGCCCGCAAACAGAATGACTGATTGATTACATTAGACTGCCAGACTTTCTCTAGTAAACCAAAAAAGTATAATGCTAAAATGCCTTAGGAGTAACATGTAAAAGTGGCAGAAATATGTACGCTAAAACATATTATGGATATCAtgaacactagtagagaactcatcTTCCATGCaccccattttgtcccggtttaaagttggttcaggacaaaaggttcaccaaccgggactaaagctcggtcactggcgggaggctcaccaaccgggaccttttatcccggttgcaaaggctagtggaaaaaaaaatgacctcgagaggccttttatcccggtttgaaacaccaaccaggataaaagacccccctcaaaccgggataaaagggtccccaacggggtggctgaaggaggactaaatccctcgaacccttttatcccggtttgtaataccaaccgggataaaaggatccccactagttaatacaaaaggattgcatcccctatatggttagatgtgttgtgtaggtgggatgggaAGAAAGCTACATGCGAGGTTGGAGGttatgggttcgaatcccacgcagcgcgcacgcgcatatttcgcgtgaaaaattgtgtgacttgtgactgTATAGGGGGATACaagggatttcttttttttttcggcGCCTGGCGTGGTGACCCGTGACCTGGTTTTTGTCCCGGATCACTCAACCggaagatttgcaccctaccaaccgggactaataccgagtttctctactagtggaaaCACAGTGTTGTGCGGCAGCATGACATAACGCTACTATCTCGTCTTTGAAAAAGGTGATGATAACAACCATCGTACGCGCTTTATAAGTACTTCATGCTTGGACCTGGCTGCTCCAAGTCGACATTGAGCGAGGTAACAACAGACACTTGTTCTCCAAAAATGTCGGATGTGGAACCCTTGGTTTTGGCCCATGTGATACGGGATGTGTTGGATGCATTTACACCAACTGTCCCCCTCAGAATAACCTACAACAATAGGCTACTTCTAGCAGGTGCTGAGCTGAAACCATCTGCAATTGTGAATAAGCCAAGAGTTGATGTTGGGGGCACTGACCTCAGGGTGTTCTATACACTGGTAAGCAAAGATGATATGCTATATATTATGTGGCACCATAACACCATCCTTTTATATATTGGCAATGTAACTACAACTTGAGAAGTTTAAACTCAATCCCTCGttccattttttttgttcttcatCTGCAAAAAGGTATTGGTGGATCCAGATGCCCCAAGCCCAAGCAACCCATCACTGAGGGAGTACTTACACTGGTAAGTCCAATGGCAGGTTTGCAATGTCTCTTTACCTTCCGCGGTGAGCTAAATAGCTTGACTATTGTGATGGCATGGCGCACATTCTAGGTTCTTATTTGTTGTCTACCTTTTAGATCCCTTTAACTGGTGTTCTCTTTTGATATAATGTGTGCTGCATGTAGGATGGTGATAGATATTCCTGGAACAACTGGAGCCAGCTTTGGTATGATCTCTTGAAACCACTTTTCCCATCTAGATTCTTCATTTTTCAGCAGGATTTTGTAGATTGCAAAATATTCTCAGAAGTTTTAATTGACTCACTATCAACAAAATTGACCTACCACTTGCTAGCAGTTACAACCTACAATGAATAATGTGGCCATAAAACGAATGCTATATGAAGCTAATTTTCTATAGGATCTAGAGCATGTACATGCAATTTCAAATTTCCCACACTCTGATCCGTTATATAATGTCAGAAAATTAAAGAAGCACACCTTCACAttccaaagtaaaaaaaaaatgctctAGCAAGTCTCCAACTTTACTGCTTATCCGTAGGTCAACAATCGATTTTGGACAAGTTAACTTATATATGCAAGGAAATGTAAACCTGAACCACAAGTCTACAAGCAAACATCAGAGCCCAACATGGACCACCTTAAGATAGGAAATACTAGTAAACCTATCATTTCAGGCCAATGCAATGTTTGAATctataaaacaaaacaaaagcacTTTTGATATAATTAAGTGGTTACTGCGTTTTTTAAGTTTAACTATGTACCCACCATATGTGGTCTATAATACGAGCAACTTTTGAAATTTGGCTGTTCGAGAAAAACTATTGAAATTTGGCATAGTGTGTTATATATTATGATGGTATATAATGCTCTTCTTTCCAATTCTATCTGTACTTATATGTTAAGTAGGCTGGCTGACTTAATTTGCAAAAGCTATGAAACCAGACCCTGTATGGGTGACATTGATTTGTCTAGGATAGAAGAGGAATCGATACATCGTACCAATAAAGTGAAAATTGTTTTAGCATTGTGAACAAGCGCTGGATTCATAATTATAAATTTAATACCAGAGCCGTTTTGCAGGTCAGGAGCTCATGTTCTACGAAAGGCCAGAACCAAGATCTGGTATACACCGCATGGTGTTTGTGCTGTTCCGACAACTTGGCAGGGGGACAGTTTTTGCACCAGACATGCGACATAACTTCAATTGCAAGAGCTTCGCACGTCAATACCACCTAGACATTGTGGCCGCCACATATTTCAACTGCCAAAGGGAATatctcttttcccttttcttctccCAGATTCAGAGAGAAGCTTGGGTGGATGCGGATTCGGCTCCGGCAAGCTTGCACTATGGAATATAGTGAATGGTTTGAAATAATGTGCATGGAATTAGTATCAATGCACCCTAATGTCTGTTACGCGCGGCtcaaggggatgtttggatacgaggtgttaaactttaacagtatcacatcgaatgttcggatgctaattaggagaactaagaactaattataaaactaattgcataaccatatattaattcgcgagacgaatctattaagcctaattaatccatcattagcaaatggttactgtagcaccacattgtcaaatcatgtacaattaggcttaatagattcgtctcgcgaattacactccatctgtgcaattagttttgtaattagcttatgtttaatactcctaattagcattcaaacatccaatgtgacgggtgttaaactttaacactagtgagccaaacaggccctaaaattTTTTTATGTTCTTCATGTTTTGTAAATAAAGTTGTAGGAGAATCATTTCCAATGGAATTTGTAATTATCCAATAAAAGTTGTTACTTGGTGTTGATTCTGGAAATCTGGAACATGTCATGCCTAGAAAAATTAAAGTAATGATCTTGGTATTCGCattcaaattcaaacaaaaatatgTATTTGAATATTTCTTGCCATGTCACGAGAAAGTACCTTTACATGTAGGACATCCAATGCCACGTCAGGAACTTCGCCTAGGAACTAAAATCCTCTAGGGAAAGAAATGTTCCCTACGGTTTCTCGGCGTGTCCTAGGGCAATGTTCTCTTTCTCACCGAATCCCTCCCTAGGAAACTTTCCCTACGAAAAATCTATAGGGAAATGAGTTCCCTACTATTTTCTACCCTTTCCCTAGGAATTCAAGCTCTAGTGAATCGATTTCCCTACTATTTTCTACCCTTTCCCTAGAAATTTAAGCTCTAGGAAAACCGGGGAGTATCATAGACTTCATTTTATGAATCACGGAATAATATCTATTGGAGATATTTAATTTATTACAAAATGACTCGATGTCTAAAAGAAAATATTACGACACATAATAATTATCGCGGCACAAAGCTCCATCTACCACATGCAGTCAAATAGCCTGGAACTCTAAGTCTTCATGGGAAGCTTCCTCTCTTCATCCTCGTTAACTAGCACCGGACGCGCGCTTCGCCGCGCTCTGTATACTCATATGTGTATACGTTCATGCGTAACATACTCATATAAGACAATAAGACACGATCGTGCTTGGGAAGTAGGAGCGAGCGGATACCTGTTAGAGAGCGAATATCATGATCTAAACTCCCTGTGAAGATATTTCAATTCCACAGTGGAAACGTAATCTGAATTATTATAGTTTCAGTACGAAGGATCTATATATATAATGTAATTATCTGAAGGACCATATGTTGGGTGAAATGTTCCAAGATATGCAGGCTCTCGCTTAAATGTCTGGCTATGGAAATTGGTTACACTCACTAAACTGAACAGCAAAGTTGATGCAATAGGGATTATCAAAGATGTTCACTTACATTCTTTGGACTGAATCAACTTCGTAGAATATTCGgataaacaaaaaaataaaataaacatcAGTTAGAACTGGCCATCCATATGGACTTGATAAATTCAAAACGATTATTATCATTAGTCAACACTGAGACAGACGGCGAAAAAGATTTTTCAGATGAGGACGTACATGCCGACATCTTAGGTGATGAAActtttcccttatttggtgcaGGGCCTGCAGGCTTCAATAAGCACCTGCATAATCATATTAATCACTGCTTCATGGGCGGAAGATGTAAGGACAAACTGTGTCTATTGCACTTATCAACTCTACCTTGCCTACACATTTGTGCATTCATTATCGCTGTCATCTTTCATCACCATCATAGTTTGAGAAAGGAAAATGGTGAATCTATTTCCGATTCTCTTTCAGCCTTTACCAACCAGAGCattcttcagagttcagaaacACAACAACAATTCATGCAGGTAGATTTTTAGAAGCCAATAGTGCTAGAGTATACTAAAATGAACTTTGTAGCACTATAAGCGCTTAAAACAATATTTCAAAAATCATCTGCGTTCTTTCCAAAAACCAATTTTAACACAATTGAACTTCAAAGTAGGGGCAAGATCACCAAAAAAACAACAATATTTCCTCAACCACAACACCATTTTAATCCTGTAAGCTTTCCATATGCAAATGTTTTCTGTCCCTGGTACAATTAAATACAGAGGTACTGGGTAGCTAGTGCAAGAACAAAAAAATCACCATTCATGGCAACTGATGCGTAGGGTTAACTCTCAGACCTAATCATATATAATAAGATACACTCTCCAATAACCCTCACAATCTAACCATCACAATCATCACAGCCAGGGCATGAGGCTGAATATGCTTCTCCACTACCTGTCCAGCACCCaaccaaaaaaaagagagataagaATCCCAAATGTCATCCTCTTTGGAAACAAAAGGGGCAATGATGTTTCAAGAACATGAGGAAGAACATTAGTAGATGATGTTTCCTAGAGCAATTAGCAGATGACGTTGGGAATACAGCAAAGTAATGGTTTTTTACGTCTCCACTAAAACAACATTAGGTTCCGGCATGCTTACGGGTCTATAGTCTAGAGACGCCAAGGAGGGTGGCTCACCGGCGAATCGGCGATGGAACTCGAGATCAAGCCATTGTCGAATTCGAGGTTCCCAAATCAGGTAGCAGCAACTCGCAACAGAATCGAGATCGGTGTTGGGAGGATTGAGCCTGTCGCCATTTTCCAATCTGAGTTACATACTGATGGATTTTCCTACTCCACATGGATTGCCTAGCACAGCAACTTTGCAGGCAGCTGCAGTAACAGAGTAGAGGAGTGGATTTTAGCACATAACAAATTCACCAAGACGCAACGATGAATaaaagaaaggggaagggaGAAATCATTGATGCTGCAACTGCAATATCTGGTTTTGGGAGCTATGGAGAGGGGCAACGATGGAGGCCGACAGGTTTTAGCCATGGACCTCGCGCTTGGCAAAGACGATGGTGTGGGCCACCGCCGGTGGCCTCTTGTCCACGCGATCACGCCGCTGCGCGTCCTCACGCTGACCGCGCTGCTCTGGCCATTGGGGTTCCGGCGTCCCGCTGCCCGACCGAGCCGTCATGTTGCCCGCGCCATCGATGCACCAACTGGGCTCGCGAGCTACACTGGCGGGCGTTCATCCACCGGTTGTTCGGCCACAGAAGCAAAAACGCCTGCGCCATCCACGCCGCTCGGCCTCGCCTTGCCCGCCGCCCAGACTGGCATGGTTGTCGGCGGTGGAGCCAAGGAAGTTGGGGCCCGTGGAGGTGGATCCGATAGAGGGCAGAGGCGGTGGCACGagagcgcgacggcggcgcacgGAGAACCAGATGTGGAGCAGGCATAGCGGCACCTCCTCGCCTACGCATCATTGACCCGCGAGTGGACGGCGCGGTACGGCGGCGGAGTGGAGAAGGCAAGCTGGCGAAGTGGCCGATCCCCGGAGTCCGTGCTGCATCGATTTCTTCGCGAGGCAAGGACATGGCACCCGGAGCGCTGACAGTGACACGCGTTCCCTACCACGGAAGTGATacgggggcgtttggttccctttgcttatttttaagcaagtgtcacatcaatgtttagatactaattaggagtattaaacgtaggctatttacaaaacccattacataagtggaggttaagcTCGCGATGCGAACATATAAGCATAAATATTCCCTCACTACAAACTCTTTACAGTACCAACACCGTgtaaaatcatggactaattaggcttcatacattcgtctcgccatttagcctccacttatgtaatcggttttgtaaatagtctacgtttaatactcctaattagtatctaaacattcgatgtgacgggtgcttaaatttaagaaagtgaaccaaaccaggccgcAGTTCGGGCAACACTGATTgaagcatagcagcacgacgCGTAAAGGTGTGATTGGATGCTGCAGCT
This window encodes:
- the LOC101769908 gene encoding serine/threonine-protein kinase HT1, encoding MEPKPPTPASGPLTPRFRLGKQSSLAPECGGEGGAGTGAGSAEGSAEANGVMSFQLMYLAHEGNAEGIRELLDGGADPNFRDSDGRTALHIAACEGHADVVELLLQRGAEAAVEDQWGSTPLADAMHYQNHDVIKILEKHGSKYKIAPMHVNNVREVPEYEIDPSELDFSNGNDLSKGTFRKATWRGIPVAVKKLDDDLLVDENKVRAFRDELDVLQLIRHPNVVQFLGAVTQSNPMMIVMEFMHKGDLRTHLNKKGALPPSYAVKLALDIARGMSYLHEHKPQAIIHRDLEPSNILRDDTGHLKVADFDLCKMLKWRRKVREEKAVTSPGNACRYVAPEVLRNEEYDTKVDVFSFALILQEMIEGCLPYYDKRNDEIEKAHNSKERPPFRAPPKHYAHGLRELIEQCWSENPAHRPDFREIINRLSAIQNEIAQRNRWKVRPLRCFLSFEGMWKKDRNEGSTTRSSRSSRSNF
- the LOC101768980 gene encoding protein HEADING DATE 3A; the protein is MSDVEPLVLAHVIRDVLDAFTPTVPLRITYNNRLLLAGAELKPSAIVNKPRVDVGGTDLRVFYTLVLVDPDAPSPSNPSLREYLHWMVIDIPGTTGASFGQELMFYERPEPRSGIHRMVFVLFRQLGRGTVFAPDMRHNFNCKSFARQYHLDIVAATYFNCQREYLFSLFFSQIQREAWVDADSAPASLHYGI